A window of Thermoanaerobaculia bacterium genomic DNA:
GTCGCGTGCACCGCCCGGTCCTCTCCGAGCCGCGCGTCCTCGAGGATCTCGCGATAGAGCGCGACCGCCTCCTCGGGACGTCCGAGATCCGACACGAGGACGGCTTCGACCTGGCGGCATCGCGCCAGCCGGTCCCGGTCCTCCAGCGTTTCGTAGATCCGGCGCGCGGAACGGATCTCGTCGAGCGCCTCGGCGGGCCGGCTCGAGTTGTAGAGCGCCGTCGCTCGCACGTAGTGCCAGAACCCGAGCTCGATCTCCGGCACGGGCGCTCCGTCGAGGGCGTCCCGGACGGCGTCGAGCGCGCCGAGCGCGTCCTCGATCCGTCCCTCGCCGACGAGCACGCAGGCGAGCGACGCGCGCAACGAGGCGGCCAGCGCCGGGTCGACGGGCGGCCGGCCGTCCTCGATGAACGAGAGAGCGCTGCGCAGGATTCGTCCGGCGAGCGCCGGTTCCGTGCGCAGCCGCTCGCGGCAGAGCGGATGCGCCTCCTCGAGCAGGTCCGGCGTCCACGAGAAACCGGCGGCCGAGCCGTCCGAACCCCCGAACGCCGTCTGCAGCGCGTCGCGGCGCTCCTCGGCCGCCGAGAGGATCTCGCCCGCGCGGGCGCGGGCCACGGCGGCGATCACGTCGTCGGCGGCGTCGGCGGCCGGCGTCCCGGCCTCGACGAGATGGAGCGCGCCCGGGATCGCCCGCGAGAAGCGCTCGAGGGACTCGACCGTGACCTGGCATCGAGCGCACTCCGCGTGATGGGCGGCCAGCGCGCGCCGGGCTTCCGGCTCGAGCTCGTCCTGGACGTAGTCGAGCCAGTCGATCTCTTCGAAATGGATCCGCGGCGTCGCGTTCATGCCGTTCTCCACGGGCCGTTCATGCCGTTCTCCACGGGCCGTTCATGCGGCGGTTCCCATGCTTCGCCGCAGCCGGCCCAGGCAGCGGCTGATCATCCGTTTCAACGTTTCGCGCTTGTAGCCCATCCGGTCCGCGAGGTCGGCGGTCCGCTGGTTCTGCCAGAAGCGCCGGGCGAGGACGTGCCGGCAGTTGTCGGAAAGCGACGGCCAGGTGCGGGCCAGACGCGCGCCGTCGACGACGGCGACTTCGTCCGGCAGGTCGCACTCGGCGGGGCATGCCGGCTCGTCTCCCCGCAGATCGTCGAGCGCGACATCCTTCCTCCGGCGGTATCGGGATCGCCAGAAATCGAGGCACCGCCGGCGCGTAATCACGATCATCAGGCCCGCGGTCGCCCGGGCGCCGCGCCGCGCGTGCAAGAGGAAATCGACCGCGGCCTCCTGCAGCACGTCGTCGACCTCCTGCGCGGGAATCTTGAAGGCGTGCTCCGCGAGCTTCCGCGCGTCGGGAAGGACGCCGCGGAGCACGTCCTCTTCGGACGAGGCGCCGCCCGCTGCGGCCGGGTCGAAGTCCGGCGCCGCGCCGGCCGTGGCGGATGCGGGGATGGCCATGTGCGGCCATTATAGAGCCGCCCGCAACCGCTCCGGTATGCTGCGGACGTGGGCGTCGAGATCGCGTTCGAGGAGGTGTCGAAGACGTACCCGGGCGCCCGCGACACGCCGGCACTGGACCGCGTCTCGCTCGAGATCGCGGCCGGCGAATTCGTGGCCGTCGCCGGCCCTTCGGGCTGCGGAAAATCGACGCTTTTGCACCTGGCGGGGGGAATCGACGTGGCCACGAGCGGCCGGGTGGTCGTGGGAGGCCGCGACCTCACCGCGATCCCGGAGGAGGAGCTGACCCTCTTCCGGCGCCGCCGCGTGGGAACGGTCTTCCAGTTCTTCAACCTGATCCCGGCGCTTTCCGTGCGCGAGAACGTCGAGTTGCCGCTCGCCCTCGACGGAAACCGCGAGGCTTCGGCGCGCGCGCGGGAGCTCCTCGCGCGCGTCGGCCTGGCGGAGAAGGGGGACGCCTTCCCGTACGAGCTCTCCGGGGGCCAGATGCAGCGCGTCGCGCTCGCCCGCGCGCTCTCGGCGCGCCCGGAGCTGCTGCTCGCCGACGAGCCGACGGGGAACCTCGATTCGCTCTCGGGCGCGGCGGTCCTCGACCTGCTCGCCTCGCTCCACGAGGAGCACGGGGGCACCGTGCTCATGGCGACGCATTCGGAGGAAGCGGCGAGGCGGGCCGGACGCGTCGTCCGCCTCAAGGACGGCAGGGTCGCGTGAGGCTCCTCTTCGCGGGGCTCGTCTGGCGGCCCGCGCGGACCCATCCCCTGCGGATGTTTCTCTCGTTTGCGGGGGTGGCGATCGGCGTCGGAGCCGTATGCGCGATCCACCGCGCGAACCGCAGCGTGACCGATTCGTTCCGCGAGGGCGTCGAGGCGGTGTCCGGCGCCGCTCGCCTGACCGTCGAGGGGGTCGACGGGGTGCCGGAGAGCGCGGGGTCGCGGCTCCGGTGGATCTGGGGGGTCGGGGCGTTCGCGCCCGTCGTCGACCGGTTCGCCGTGTGCGGCGACGGCACCGACGAGCCGGTCGAGATCCTCGGCGTCGACGTGACGGCGGAGGAGCCGGTCCGCCGGTATCGCCTCGCCGCCCCCGCCGGGGGTGATCTCCGCTCCCTGTTCTCCGCCGACGCCGTCCTCGCCCCCGCGTCGTTCGCGCGCCGGCATCGCGTTTCCGTGGGAAGCGAGATGCCGATCTTCGTCCGGGGGCGCCGCGCCGACGTGCGGATCGCCGGGGTTCTCGAGCCGGTCGGCCCCGCCCGCGCGTCCGGAGGACAGGTCCTCGTGACCGGACTGCGGCACGCTCAAAAGCTCTTCGGGATGCCGGGACGCGTGGACCGGCTCGACGTCACGTTTCCGGAAAGCGTCCCGGAGGAGGAGATCGCGCGCCGGATCGCCGCGTCGCTTCCGGCGGGCCTCTCGGTCCGCCGGCCGGCGGCCCGCGCGGCGTCGGCGGACAAGATGGTCCGCGCGTACCGATTGAACCTCGCGGCGCTCGGGTCGATCGCGCTGCTCGTCGGCGCGTTCTTGATCTACAACACCCTCTCGATGTCGGTGCTCCGGCGCTGGCCCGAGATCGGCGCCGTGCGCGCCCTCGGCGCGTCCCGGCGCTCGATCCTCGCCTGCTTTCTCGCCGAGGGCGCGGCGCTCGGCGCGATCGGGACGGCGGCCGGCCTGGGGCTGGGGTGGGCGCTCTCGCGCGCGCTCCTGCCGACCGTCGGCGCCACGGTCGTGAGCGTCTACCGGGCGACGGCCACGCTGTCCGTTTCTTCGTCGTGGGAGCCGTTCGTCACCGCCGCCCTCGTCGGCCTCGTCTCGTCCGTCGCCGCATCCGTCGTGCCGGCCGTCGAGGCTTCGCGAATTCCCCCGGCGGCGACGATGCGGCCCGGCTCGATCGAGCGGCGGCGGCGGCGCCGGGCGGGATGGTTCGCCGCGATCGCCGCCGGGTGCGCCGCCCTCGGCGCGGGCCTCTCGCGGCTCCCCGCGGTCGGGGGCTTCCCGCTCTTCGGGTTCGCCGCCGTCGGATGCGCGATCGCCGCGCTCGCGTGGGGCGCTCCGGCGGCGATCATCGTCATCGAGCGGGTCTCGCGGCGGCCGCTCCACCGTCTCTTCGGCGTCCCCGGCCGGCTCGCCGCGGCCTTCTTCGGGGGCAACCTCTCGCGAAACGCCGTCGCGATCGCCGCGCTCGCGCTGGCGCTCGGGATGAGCGGCGCGATGGCCGTGATGATCGCGTCGCTCCGGCGGACCGTGATCACGTGGGTGGACCAGTCGGTCGCGTCGGACCTGTTCGTCAAGTCGGCGACCGGAGACCGGCGCGGGATCATCGGCACGATCCCGGCGGAGGCGGTCGACTTCCTCCGATCGGTCCCGGGAGTCGCGGTGGCGGATCCCTTCCGGACGATCGACGCGCACGACGCGCGCGGAACCCCGTTCACGATCGGCGCCGGCGATTTCGGGACCGCCGTCCGGATCGGCGCGCTGCCCCTCGAATCGGGACGCGACCCCGCGGAGGTGTTCGGGCGGGCGCGCCGGGAAGGCCAGGTCTTCGTGTCCGAGCCGTTCGCGCGCCGCTTCGGGAAGAAGCGGGGCGACCGCGTCCGAGTCCCGACCCCCTCCGGGCCGCGGGAATTCCCGATCGCCGACGTCTACCCCGACTATTCGAACGACCGTGGCACGGTGGTGATCGACCGTCCCCTCTTCGTTTCGCTCTTCCACGACACCGACGTCTCGACGGTCGCCATCCGCGCGGCGCCCGGCGTCTCCCCCGAGGCCCTCCGCGACCGCATCCTCGCCGGAGCGGGAGGGCGGTTCGCTTTCTCGATCCTCACGAATCGGACGCTTCGCGCCGAGGTGCGGAAGATCTTCGACCGCACGTTCGCGGTGACGTGGGCCCTGGAGGCGATCGCGCTCCTCGTCGCGGGTCTCGGCGTCGTCAACGCGCTCTTCGCGCTGATCGTCGAGCGCCGCCGGGAGCTCGCGCTGCTTCGCGTGCTCGGGACGTCCCGGCGGCAGCTCCGCCGCTCCATCGCGATCGAAGCGGGACTGATCGGCGCGGGCGCGCTCGGGCTCGCCGCGCTCGCGGGAACGGCGTTCGCCGCGATCCTCATCGGCGTCATCAACCCGCAGTCGTTCGGCTGGTCGATCCGCGTCGAGATCCCCTGGCGGGAGATCGCGGCCGGCTTCGCCCTGGCGCTCACGACGACGGTGGCCGCAAGCCTCGTCCCGGCACGGATCGCCGTCGGGGGAGACGCGGCCGCGGGGATCCGCGAGGAATGAGGCGCGTGGCCGTCCTCGCCGGGCTCGTCGCGGCGTTTTTCGCCGCGCCGCTCGACGCGGCGTTCCTTTCCGCGCCGCTCGACGCGGCGACCCCGCCCTCGACGAATGCCGCCCACCCCGACGCCCGGGCCGAGTGGTGGTACTACACCGGGCATCTCGAGACGGCCGCCCGCGAGGAATTCGGTTTCGAGCTCACGTTCTTCCGCGCCAGGCTCGGAGACGGCGACGACGTCGACGCGGCGCACTTCGCTCTGACCGACGTCGGGCGGCGCTCCTTCCGCTGGGCCGAGAAGCTCCATCGCCCGTTCCCCGGGATCGCGGGAGCGGACTCCGGGCGACTCGCGGTCTTCATCGAGGACTGGGAGACGCGCGAGGAAGGCGGCGTCCATCTCCTCCGCGCGTCGATGCCGGAAGCCGCGATCGCTCTGCGGCTCGAGCCGCGCAAGCCGCCGGTCCGAAACGGCGCCGGCGGCATCTCTCGAAAGGGGCCGCGTCCCGACGAGTACTCGAATTACGTCTCGATTCCGCGGCTCTTCGTCTCCGGAACGCTCACGCGCGGCGGGAAGGCCGAGCCCGTGTCCGGGATCGCCTGGTTCGACCACGAGTTCGGGCCGGGCGGCCTGCCCGAGGACCTCGCCGGCTGGGACTGGTTCGCCGTGCAGCTCTCCGACGGAACCGAAGCGATGCTCTACCGGCTTCGCGCGAAGTCGGGAGGCGAGTCGCCTTTTTCGCAGGGCACCTTCGTGGCCAGGGACGGGACGGCGTTTCCGCTCTCCGCCGGAGACTTTTCGGTCGAGGCGACCGGCCGCTGGCGCTCGCCGCATACCGCCGCGACGTACCCTTCCGGATGGCGGCTGCGCGTGCCCTCGCGCGGCCTCGACCTCGCCGTGACGCCGCGGGTCGCCGACCAGGAGCTCGTCACGAACCGCTCGACCCGCGTGACGTACTGGGAGGGCGCCTGCGCGGTCGCGGGAACCGCGCGCGGCGTTCCGGTGACCGGGAAGAGCTACGTGGAGCTGACCGGATACGCGGGAGGAGCCCTCCCCTAGCAGACCGTGAAAAACGGATCCCGGCGGCGTGTCACGAGTCTTGCCGATCGTCCGCAGGACGGCACGGCCCTCCCAGCGTGACGGCGCCGGGCGCGATGCCAGTTGATCAGAGGACGAGGCGCGGCGAGGCGCGAGCCCGCCGGGATGCGGGCCGCCCGCCGGCGCCTAAGGCGTGCCGACAAGCGTACGTCGTGGCGACGGCCGGCGGCTCGCGCCCGGTCCCGATAGATCATGCGACCGTCGATCCCAGTTGATTCAACCTCGAGGCGCGGCGAGGCGCGAGCCCGCCGGGATGCG
This region includes:
- a CDS encoding ABC transporter ATP-binding protein — encoded protein: MGVEIAFEEVSKTYPGARDTPALDRVSLEIAAGEFVAVAGPSGCGKSTLLHLAGGIDVATSGRVVVGGRDLTAIPEEELTLFRRRRVGTVFQFFNLIPALSVRENVELPLALDGNREASARARELLARVGLAEKGDAFPYELSGGQMQRVALARALSARPELLLADEPTGNLDSLSGAAVLDLLASLHEEHGGTVLMATHSEEAARRAGRVVRLKDGRVA
- a CDS encoding FtsX-like permease family protein; this encodes MRLLFAGLVWRPARTHPLRMFLSFAGVAIGVGAVCAIHRANRSVTDSFREGVEAVSGAARLTVEGVDGVPESAGSRLRWIWGVGAFAPVVDRFAVCGDGTDEPVEILGVDVTAEEPVRRYRLAAPAGGDLRSLFSADAVLAPASFARRHRVSVGSEMPIFVRGRRADVRIAGVLEPVGPARASGGQVLVTGLRHAQKLFGMPGRVDRLDVTFPESVPEEEIARRIAASLPAGLSVRRPAARAASADKMVRAYRLNLAALGSIALLVGAFLIYNTLSMSVLRRWPEIGAVRALGASRRSILACFLAEGAALGAIGTAAGLGLGWALSRALLPTVGATVVSVYRATATLSVSSSWEPFVTAALVGLVSSVAASVVPAVEASRIPPAATMRPGSIERRRRRRAGWFAAIAAGCAALGAGLSRLPAVGGFPLFGFAAVGCAIAALAWGAPAAIIVIERVSRRPLHRLFGVPGRLAAAFFGGNLSRNAVAIAALALALGMSGAMAVMIASLRRTVITWVDQSVASDLFVKSATGDRRGIIGTIPAEAVDFLRSVPGVAVADPFRTIDAHDARGTPFTIGAGDFGTAVRIGALPLESGRDPAEVFGRARREGQVFVSEPFARRFGKKRGDRVRVPTPSGPREFPIADVYPDYSNDRGTVVIDRPLFVSLFHDTDVSTVAIRAAPGVSPEALRDRILAGAGGRFAFSILTNRTLRAEVRKIFDRTFAVTWALEAIALLVAGLGVVNALFALIVERRRELALLRVLGTSRRQLRRSIAIEAGLIGAGALGLAALAGTAFAAILIGVINPQSFGWSIRVEIPWREIAAGFALALTTTVAASLVPARIAVGGDAAAGIREE
- a CDS encoding sigma-70 family RNA polymerase sigma factor, whose translation is MAIPASATAGAAPDFDPAAAGGASSEEDVLRGVLPDARKLAEHAFKIPAQEVDDVLQEAAVDFLLHARRGARATAGLMIVITRRRCLDFWRSRYRRRKDVALDDLRGDEPACPAECDLPDEVAVVDGARLARTWPSLSDNCRHVLARRFWQNQRTADLADRMGYKRETLKRMISRCLGRLRRSMGTAA
- a CDS encoding lipocalin-like domain-containing protein, which encodes MAVLAGLVAAFFAAPLDAAFLSAPLDAATPPSTNAAHPDARAEWWYYTGHLETAAREEFGFELTFFRARLGDGDDVDAAHFALTDVGRRSFRWAEKLHRPFPGIAGADSGRLAVFIEDWETREEGGVHLLRASMPEAAIALRLEPRKPPVRNGAGGISRKGPRPDEYSNYVSIPRLFVSGTLTRGGKAEPVSGIAWFDHEFGPGGLPEDLAGWDWFAVQLSDGTEAMLYRLRAKSGGESPFSQGTFVARDGTAFPLSAGDFSVEATGRWRSPHTAATYPSGWRLRVPSRGLDLAVTPRVADQELVTNRSTRVTYWEGACAVAGTARGVPVTGKSYVELTGYAGGALP
- a CDS encoding tetratricopeptide repeat protein; translation: MNATPRIHFEEIDWLDYVQDELEPEARRALAAHHAECARCQVTVESLERFSRAIPGALHLVEAGTPAADAADDVIAAVARARAGEILSAAEERRDALQTAFGGSDGSAAGFSWTPDLLEEAHPLCRERLRTEPALAGRILRSALSFIEDGRPPVDPALAASLRASLACVLVGEGRIEDALGALDAVRDALDGAPVPEIELGFWHYVRATALYNSSRPAEALDEIRSARRIYETLEDRDRLARCRQVEAVLVSDLGRPEEAVALYREILEDARLGEDRAVHATLLTNYGVDLVRTGRLEEARRIYGRAEALLKSTGQEGRLMRVRCGLADLARAEGRLEEALDSMIALREGFRALSIPWEEIQFELNIAEVLLELDRAVEAREICRVLRPRIDALGFQREAGRAIAYLAAAEQELNLSRIGRVRIFLRRLENGEDLRWSAA